The stretch of DNA TTTCTTTCTCAGAAGTTTCTTGTCACATTGATGACTAAGGGTAGAAACGAAAGTCTTGGATCTTCTCTTTCCCCAAATTTAAGGGCACACGAGAATATACTCTCCAAACAAAGCTAACTCCTAACTCTCaataaagtttttctttccaacaCAGGTGCAAGAACACTAAAAGTAGTCAATattaatttaatacaaaaaaaagcaattatcatttacaaatattaaaattcatttcatcTGTCCTGGCTAGCTACACTGGAGTCTCATTCTGAAAGTGTTCAGAGGCTTCAGAATGAAAAACTAAGCATCCTTATTTTGTTAAGCATCTCTTCCAGTAAAAAGCCACCTGTTCACTGTTTtgttatgaaaatatttttataggaCACTAGTCACACAAATCAGCAGGGTCTGGCTGTACAGTATTTTACACAGATAAAGTGCATCAAACAAAGAATGCCATCCAGTGCAAATTGAAGCTGTTTTCCTGAAATCACAATTTAAGAAGCGGGGCGAGGCTCCCTCCGCGCTATCCAATCAAAGGATCATCATCATCACTCTGTAACTGGAGCCGGGCAAAGGGCCGGGAGGGGGCCACTCTGTTCTtggagatgatgatgatgcaggTGAAAGTGCTGAGCACTATGAAAGCCCCGATGACGATCCCAATGGCCTCGGGGACACTGATGCACCACTGATCAGCCAGCAGGCACTTGGTGTTGGCGAAGGTGCCGTTGTGTGGCCGTGGGGTGAGCCCCAGGACGTGGCACATCATGGGGTAGATGTCCACGTTGTCCATAGTGCTGTGGCTGTAGCCGCGGCGGAAGGCGGGGCCGTGCGCGGCCAGGAACGGGTGCATGCTGGGCAGGGCGTTGTCATAGCCGTGGTCCCCCACTGCAGTGGGGCAGAGCACACAGTTACTGtcacagcctctgctgcagagtCACTGTTCCCCTCCCCATCTGCCCTCACCCCCAAAGCACGTGTTTTAACCAAGGGTAACGCACAGCAGCTCTTGGATCAACCACAGAAGGAAGCCACagttccttccctcttccccaaaCCCCACAGGTCTTCCCCCATACTGGCCTTCACCAATGGTCCTCCCTCCCattaatctcttttcctttcagtgcttAACATTTCCagccttccccttcccattcTTCGTGCCAAAGTTGAAAAGAAGGTTGGCACTCCACAATGAGTCAGTAGCTGGAATGTAAACATTTACTTCTCAGATTTTGGAAAGTCACCTCTCCTTGCAGAGTGGACATTTTAATTACTTATTAAAAATCAGGCACCTTTCCCTTGATGGTGTTCAGTTAGAGCATATTAAATACTCTCAATTCATGCTTATCAGATTAGATACTTCAGATGAAGGGACACCCAAAGAGTGAAAACCGAAAGACAAAGGATCACTGTGCCTCTGGTGGGCCCACAGCAAAACCTTTGTAGCTATAAGGTCAGGAGTACTTGGACATCTGGTAGGTTTTTTAAGATGGACTATAAACAGCTAAAAAGCAGCCATTGTCAAATTTCCTAACAGCGTTCCTGAAAACCCTGTCCAAGGTGCCAGAAGTCTCTCACAGCATGTACAACACGGTATTTGAGTTACTGCATTTAAGTTTGAATCCATGTCTTAGTAACAGTTGAGGAATATCCCTGAGAACTGTTTCCTTGGGTGCTTCCCTGAAGCTTCTGATGCAAAATGTCCAGATTCCAACTGATTAGGTCACACTCACCACTTCAATGAGCTTCCACTAGTCCTTTTTAATGTTCTCCACGCTTTCTGTTTGCTAcatcttgtttgttttgacacatctttctagattttttcctgccttttactacttgtttgttttgaacagAGCTACTCCAGGTTCCCTCTCCAATGAAGTTCCCAGTTTTTCACCTCTGAAGGATGATTCTGGAGTGTGGAGGTACTGGTACACTTGGCAATCACTGTGCTGCCACTTTGTCCATTAAGACAATAAACCTTAAACAGGCTTTTTAGGGTAAAACCTCCCCTGCCAGATTCTGGGAAACCTTTGCAAATAAAAGTGATTTGAAAAGTGATTCACCTCAACTGATGCAATGCTGTTCCTTATAAATATTCACTTACTAACTATTTTTAGTTACATGACATTGAATCTAaccagaaacaagaaaaagagaactcTGATCAGAGAATACTTGTGCTACATGTTGCCAATTTGAAGATAAGTGTTGCAAATCTGAGGGGAAATTAATGTATAAACACATCTTGCATGAAAAAGCAGTGCTTctgtaaaaatactgaaaaaaccTGAACTTAATTCTGCAAAGGGAAGACATTAAGATCAGCCAAACTGGGTGAAACCAGGATTTTACACCACCTAACACCCTGTCTCTAACAGCAGTTGTACAGGGAAGTATGCAGGAGGGATATCCCTGACCTACCAACCAGCTTCAAGCTGTTGGCTGCTCGGAAACTTCCTGGAAGTTGGTAcctttgtatttaatttttattaatggaTTTTCCTACAAAGAATCTGTCCAATCACTTTCTgaacacacatatatacaccCACATAGAGCCTTCATCTGCAACCAGAACTACAGGCTGAATGCTATTACTAttacaagaaagaaatatatctggaatttcttctttaagaTATACTTTCATGTGactgttgcatttttttcagtaaattatACATGCCCCTTgtctgccaaaaaaaaatccctgcataTGGAACACttgcaaatatatatacatatatatgtatatacatacatatatatgtatgtgtaatTTGACATTCATAGCATCTAGCAGAAGAAAGGGCACAGTTTAGCAAGGCACTGAGAAGTGACACCTGTTCTGAGTTTAGGCTTTCAAACATGCTGGTGTGTTCCTActatttttagtatttcctgCCATTAATTTTCATTCCCTAGTACATGTACTGTGATATTAAATGCTGTGTGTTGCACGCTTCGATATATACCtctacatatatattttatatacaatAAAAAGTTAACCACACTCCAGGGAAAGCTTGAGACAGACTGCTAACCTAAGATAACTCAGACTATTAAATTGAACATGGCAAAGTGTTTCAGCCAACAGAATATCCCCCAAATCCTCCTCATCTGTTAAGAACACTCCAGGCTCAAGTTGACAATGTTCTAGAAAGTGCTGCACTACTCCGAAACCTGCACAGTGCCAGGACTCCCCCTCCTAAACGAGGGCCATCCTGCAGCTGGCTGGAATAGAAACAAGGCAGTTTACCCACACAAACCACAGAGCAACACACACTTACACTTGGAGAGGGACTCATTCTGTACAATTGTCCAGCCTTCGTCTGCAACCAGAATTATGGGCTGGATTCTCTTGTTATGGCGATAATGGAATCTGTCtggaatttcttctttcagataAACCTTCATGTGACTGTTGCAATTTTTCAGTAAGTTATACACAACTTCTTTGTCTGCCAACGAAAAAACTGCATgtgaaacagctggaaattaaCTCCTGTTTACTACAATTATCTATCATTAAACCCAAGTTCCattatttcaaaacaattattaaaaaaagaaaaaccacatagaaaaggattttttcatgTCCCTTATGAAATGCTACATGTGTCGAGGTGAAtttcaaaatttgctttcattttaaatcagaCACCTCCCAGATGTAGGTTTAGACCTACAACTCAATTCATCATCTGGGTTTGAAGGGCAAAATTCAAGCAGAGAAATCAAGAGAAAGCAATCACCCCCTCAAGTAGTCAGTATTTTATCcaatgcagtaattttttttttttttttaaccctatGAATCACTTTTTTCATTAGTCTGGCCACAGAGAGGCCAGCAGTGTCATGATTTCAGACATGACTGTTGGGGATTACTCCGAGATACAAAAATGGAATTCACAGTAAGGAATCTTAAGTTTCACTCTCAAAACAAGAAGTagtaaaataatcaaaattGGGACTAGATTTTCACTTGGAAATTTAcacaatgacttttttttattcaaaataacaACATGGGTTTATTTCATGCTCACTGTGAATTACAGCGGCATAGAATAAGTGAGCAACAAGAGATCAGGCACACTAAGTACCTATCTACTTTCTCAACCCCCTGTACCAGGGTCATCTTATCAGCCACAGCAATTTGACAAGAAACTCTCCTTGTCCCCAATTGCCAAAACAAACTTCTAAACAAACCATCATTCTTTAGCTTTCTCATTATGTCCAAATTCTGCAACACGAACTCCATAGGTTTTGCAAAAGATTAAAACAATCTAATAAACTGTGTACTTTTCAGAGGCAAGATAAACAAGATCTAATCCTCAGTGTATGCcttaaaaaataaccaaactCAAACATACTCTGccttggcagcactgcagcaaccGGAGTCTTGTCTATGAGGGTGTAGTTATTGCGCCCGAGGCATTCATCCAGGACAATCAGCCTctttgcagagcaggaggcCATTCCGTGGTCACTCGTTATTATCACATTAACAGTGTCCCACAAACCCGATGCCTTCAGTTTATTCATGAGGAAACCAACATGTTGATCCACTTCTTCCAACACTCTGCGCATGTTCTTGGTGTCGTCTGGGCCATACTTGTGCCCGCTTGCATCTGGTTCTTCCCAGTAGAGCACAGCAAAATTGACCACTGGGTCAGAGCTGTTCAGCCATGCAACAATACTCTCCACTCTCTCCTCAAACTTCACTGAGAAGTTGTACTTCATAAAGAACTGAGGGGTCGTGTTGTTGATTTTTACATCACTACCAGGCCACATTGCAGCAGCACttgctccctttccctgctgttgatTTGTTACCCAAATTGGAACTGCCTCATCCCACCAGAAGGGATCTGAATCGTTGAACTGTGAAAACTTTTTCCGGGCATCTGCATCGTACATGTCATTAGCCACAATGCCATGGCTTTCCTCATATAAACCTGTCACTATGGTGTAATGGTTTGGGAAGGTCTTGGTGATGAAAGCATTTGTGACTTCTTTTACAAGCACACCATCCTCAATGAATTCCTGGAGATGAGGAAGTTTGTAGGTTTCCAAGTAATCAGCCCTGAATCCATCGAAGGACACGAGGAGTAACCTGGGTACCGAGTCACCAGCTGAGCGAGCACAACAGATGAATATTCCAGCAAAAAATAACATCAACATCGAGCTCATTGTGCCGACTTTGAAGTACTTCCAGCAGGTAATCAGATGCAcctgaaaaaatttaaaaaggcacATAACCAAAACAATTCTGCTGTGACCAGTTTAACCAGCTATACATTATATACATCTTCCTTTTGGAGGGTAACTCCAGAATacccaggctgaacaaccacTCAAGTCAACAGTGGATTTCCCTACTGACTTCGGAGGTTTCTTGCATATTGCCAAGAGTTTTTCATGTATTAAAACAAATGAGCAGtgagattttttcccctgcagactaaatgaaaggaagaattgttttcttttgatcaGTTATTCCATTGTTCTGTGTGTCCTATTACAATTCTACATTCCAAGATAGACAATCAGAATTTTTCCTTGTGTTCAAGCACAGACTTGAACAATTTCAGACCCACATTTAAGAGTCCTCTGCAGCTCTAAATCATTAATACCCATCCCTGTTCAGGTCAGAAACCTGTTTCCTACTACAATtgtaattcttctttttcatctcacttttcctttttcagtttctacCCTCTAGAGTTGCTGGAAGACTTTTGAGCCTTTCAACGTTCCCACTTACTCAGTGCTTATTCTATACACAGAACTGCCAGAAGTAACTTCTacttctgccttccttctaaGCTGTTGTACATCTACCATAACAGCATTTAAACCTGTCCTTTACGTGCCACACTTTTCTCTCTAAAAAAAACTAAACTAATAACCTTATCTGTGAGGTAAATATTTCTCACCAAGGAACTGATGACTATTATGAGTGCCAGGTATGATCTGTAAGCTTTTTATCTCCTCTTACTGTATTATGTGTGACCTAAGCACTTTGTTCAGAAAGGTAGAGAATGATGCTCTCAGTCTTTAAGAAAGAGGAAGTGAAGCTCCAGGTTTCACAAAACCTTCTGCAATACTGCAATATTGTTAGACAGTGTATTTGCTTCTCAAGAAGAACCCCATCACaacaaatttttcctttatatttcctttatcatttattttcctttatgtgCACACAAACTGTGATTGTAGGAGGCACAGCAGCTGTCTTCCCAACATTTTTAACCCTTTAACCCTTTCCTACAAACTCCTTAGAACGGcgcatttattttaaaggtgtAAGGAGCTTTAATGTTAGCTGTAGCTTTAGCAGTGAGGGGAATTCAAAGCACGGGAAAccacccccttccccccccgGCCCGGTCTCCAACAGCTGAAGTATCTTCAGAAGATAGAAAAGCTACAAGAAAGGACTGTCAAAAATAGCATTAAGGCATCTCTTAGCACAGAGGACTTGGAAGACAGGGCcctttcaaagaagaaaaaggagaaaagaaaggagaagagcaACGCAGCGGCAAATCAGCCGTTCGATATCAGgtgctttaaaaagcagaacCAGTTTTCCACAGCGCAGTAAGACGCAAACCCGCAGAGTTCGCTTCGAAATGCTCCgaagctgctcagcactggtgctTTTATACACAAGCAGCGTGTTCTAACcaaaaattaactctaccccaggCAAACCCAGCAAAACAACCCAGCTGTGAAATACCACCAGCACTAGTCCACCTGCTCCCGCACCTCCCAACCGGGTTTTTGAGT from Corvus cornix cornix isolate S_Up_H32 chromosome 3, ASM73873v5, whole genome shotgun sequence encodes:
- the ENPP4 gene encoding bis(5'-adenosyl)-triphosphatase ENPP4 isoform X1 — encoded protein: MVHLITCWKYFKVGTMSSMLMLFFAGIFICCARSAGDSVPRLLLVSFDGFRADYLETYKLPHLQEFIEDGVLVKEVTNAFITKTFPNHYTIVTGLYEESHGIVANDMYDADARKKFSQFNDSDPFWWDEAVPIWVTNQQQGKGASAAAMWPGSDVKINNTTPQFFMKYNFSVKFEERVESIVAWLNSSDPVVNFAVLYWEEPDASGHKYGPDDTKNMRRVLEEVDQHVGFLMNKLKASGLWDTVNVIITSDHGMASCSAKRLIVLDECLGRNNYTLIDKTPVAAVLPRQNKEVVYNLLKNCNSHMKVYLKEEIPDRFHYRHNKRIQPIILVADEGWTIVQNESLSKLGDHGYDNALPSMHPFLAAHGPAFRRGYSHSTMDNVDIYPMMCHVLGLTPRPHNGTFANTKCLLADQWCISVPEAIGIVIGAFIVLSTFTCIIIISKNRVAPSRPFARLQLQSDDDDPLIG
- the ENPP4 gene encoding bis(5'-adenosyl)-triphosphatase ENPP4 isoform X2 codes for the protein MSSMLMLFFAGIFICCARSAGDSVPRLLLVSFDGFRADYLETYKLPHLQEFIEDGVLVKEVTNAFITKTFPNHYTIVTGLYEESHGIVANDMYDADARKKFSQFNDSDPFWWDEAVPIWVTNQQQGKGASAAAMWPGSDVKINNTTPQFFMKYNFSVKFEERVESIVAWLNSSDPVVNFAVLYWEEPDASGHKYGPDDTKNMRRVLEEVDQHVGFLMNKLKASGLWDTVNVIITSDHGMASCSAKRLIVLDECLGRNNYTLIDKTPVAAVLPRQNKEVVYNLLKNCNSHMKVYLKEEIPDRFHYRHNKRIQPIILVADEGWTIVQNESLSKLGDHGYDNALPSMHPFLAAHGPAFRRGYSHSTMDNVDIYPMMCHVLGLTPRPHNGTFANTKCLLADQWCISVPEAIGIVIGAFIVLSTFTCIIIISKNRVAPSRPFARLQLQSDDDDPLIG